A genomic window from Xyrauchen texanus isolate HMW12.3.18 chromosome 15, RBS_HiC_50CHRs, whole genome shotgun sequence includes:
- the LOC127655571 gene encoding ras-related GTP-binding protein C-like, producing the protein MSIQYEAPLADSYGAADSFPKDFGYGDEEEDIEDSPTSSDSKPRILLMGLRRSGKSSIQKVVFHKMSPNETLFLESTNKIYKDDISSSSFVNFQIWDFPGQVDFFDATFDYEMIFRGTGALIFVIDAQDDYVEALSRLHLTVSRAYRVNPEINFEVFIHKVDGLSDDHKIETQRDIHQRANDDLADASLEKLHLSFYLTSIYDHSIFEAFSKVVQKLIPQLPTLENLLNIFISNSGIEKAFLFDVVSKIYIATDSSPVDMQSYELCCDMIDVVIDVSCIYGLKEDGSGSAYDKESMAIIKLNNTTVLYLKEVTKFLALVCILREESFERKGLIDYNFHCFRKAIHEVFEVGVSTPRTSSQPAGTPLMKTVALNGTPRSTM; encoded by the exons ATGTCGATCCAGTACGAGGCACCGCTTGCGGACAGCTACGGGGCGGCGGACTCGTTTCCCAAAGATTTCGGCTATGGAGATGAGGAGGAGGACATCGAGGATAGTCCTACATCTTCCGACAGCAAACCGAGAATTCTGCTCATGGGGTTGAGGAGGAGCGGAAAGTCGTCTATCCAGAAG GTGGTGTTTCATAAGATGTCCCCCAATGAGACCCTCTTTCTGGAGAGCACCAACAAGATCTATAAAGATGACATCTCCAGCAGCTCCTTTGTCAACTTCCAGATCTGGGACTTCCCTGGACAAGTGGACTTTTTTGATGCAACCTTTGACTATGAGATGATTTTCAGAGGAACCGGGGCCTTGATATTTGTCATTGATGCACAG GATGACTATGTAGAGGCCCTCAGTCGACTCCACCTAACAGTGTCACGGGCCTACAGGGTAAACCCTGAGATTAACTTCGAAGTGTTCATCCATAAAGTGGACGGTCTTTCTGACGATCACAAGATTGAGACCCAGAGGGACATACACCAGAGGGCTAATGATGACCTGGCTGATGCCAGCTTGGAGAAACTACATCTTAG TTTCTATTTGACCAGTATCTATGATCACTCCATCTTTGAGGCCTTCAGTAAAGTGGTGCAGAAACTCATCCCTCAGCTTCCCACTCTGGAGAACCTTCTTAACATCTTTATATCT AATTCAGGGATCGAGAAGGCCTTCCTGTTTGATGTTGTCAGTAAGATTTACATTGCCACCGACAGCTCACCGGTGGACATGCAGTCCTATGAGCTCTGCTGTGACATGATCGATGTGGTAATCGACGTCTCCTGTATTTATGG ATTAAAGGAGGATGGCAGCGGCAGTGCATATGATAAGGAGTCTATGGCTATCATCAAACTCAACAACACCACAGTGCTCTACCTGAAAGAGGTCACCAAATTCCTTGCCCTGGTTTGCATCCTGAGAGAAGAGAGCTTTGAGCGCAAAG GACTAATTGACTACAATTTCCACTGTTTCCGGAAAGCCATTCATGAGGTGTTTGAGGTGGGAGTGTCCACCCCAAGGACAAGCAGCCAACCAGCTGGCACCCCTCTCATGAAGACCGTTGCCTTGAATGGCACCCCCAGGAGCACTATGTAG